TGGAGATGTCACAAAAGCTGAATTTAATGCTTCCTTATCCACGATCGCTAAAAAGAGCCTTGTCTCATTGGCTATCAGAAAATCAAAAGAATTTATTTTTGATAAATCTGTTTATGTTTCTCAATGTGGTGTGATGATTTTTAAAATAAAAGGAAGTTAAGCAGTTTTTTAAGAAATTATCAGTTGGATTTCAGGTCCGATAAATAATTATTATTGCCGGACTTAATTTGTTTTTCCGGAACTTGTTTGCTTATCTTCGCATCTGAATTAAAAGAAGCCATATGATAAGTGTAAACTCTGAAATAGGTACATTACGTAAAGTTATTATTCACCGTCCGGATGATGGGATTGCCCGGATTTCCCCTAAAAAGGCAGAAGAACTATTGTTTGACGATATTGTTCATTTACCGCAAATGCGTGAAGAACATGACATATTCAGAGACGTCTTACAAGCAGTTTTAGGAAAAGAAAATGTTCTTGAAACCCAACAGTTGATTGAAGAAGCGTTTGTTGCGAGTCCGGACATAAAAGAAGAACTCATAGATAAAGTGGTGGATTATGAAGAATTGCCTTCTGATACAAAAATATTCTTTATGTCTTTACCACCGGATGAGATAACCAGGTTGCTGATCACCGGATATTCCACAACAGAAGACCATATCTACTTTGATCCTATACCCAACTTTATTTTCACCAGAGATATCGCAGTTACTATCAAGGACCATGTCCTGATAACCAAAGCTGCCAAAACTGCACGGTTTCGTGAAAATCTTTTATCCAGGTTTATTTTTTATGCCCATCCGTTATTCAAACAATTAAATGTGGACAACAAAATCATAAACTTAAATCATGTGGACAAATTTCCACCATCACGTAGGGGAGAAGTTGTATCCATGGAAGGAGGCGATGTGATGGTTCTGAATGATGATTTTATCTTGATAGGGTGTTCAGAAAGGACTACTGATTATGCCATTCAAACTGTCAAAAACGAATTGTTTAAACGTAATCTGGTGAAAAACATTGCCCAGATTAATATACCTAATGACAGGAGTTTTATGCATATCGATACACTGTTTACAATTATTGATCATGATGATTTGGTTTGCTTCAAGCCCATCATATTTGATGGTGTAAGCTCTAATGTCAAAGTCTTTCGAAAAAATGGAGCAGAGGTCGTGTATGACTCTGTCAAAAACTTTATCACTCACGAAATAAACCCCAAGATGAACTTTATTTTCAGTGGGGAAGGAGTCTCTCCTTATCAAGAAAGAGAACAATGGACGGATGGTTGTAATCTAGTTGCTTTAAAACCCGGTGTAGCACTAACATATGACAGAAATCCCAAAACTGAAATTGCCCTTGAAAAGGCAGGCTATACAATAGTTCATGCCAGAGATTTTCTGAAATCAGTCAGATCGGGAAAAACAGATCCAACCAATCTCAATAAAATGATTATTACATTACCTTCTAATGAACTTTCAAGAGCAAGAGGTGGTTCGCATTGTATGACTTGTCCGATTATCAGGGATTTGATATGATGTAATGAAAAATTTGATTTACATATGATTAGTTTTGATTTTCATAAGCGGGTTCGATACGGTGAAACAGATATGATGGGTTATCTGTATTATGGAAATTACGCTCAGTTATACGAGATCGGCAGGGTAGAAACAATGCGGAATCTAGGTTTGAGCTACAAAGATCTTGAAAACGAATATCGGATAATGATGCCGGTGGTTCATGTGGAAGCCAGATTTTTATCTCCTGCACTTTACGACGAGTTATTGATTATACGAACGATTCTGAGAGAAATGCCAACTAAAATGATTACATTTGAGAATGAAATTTATAATGAAGGAGGGACATTGATTCACTCAGCAAAGGTAAAACTGTTTTTTATTAATATGGTGAATAACAGCAGAGTTTCATGTCCTGACTATATGATTGAGAAACTTAAGCCTTTGTTTTGAAGAAATATCTCAGATTACTCAAATATAAAATTAATACATCACCGTTATTAAGTAAACTGATTCGCTGGTCTAAAGTGTATTCACCACCTGGTTTTGGGGGAGTTCCTGTATATTCCGTATTGAAATTTATCATTGACGAAGCTAATAAAGATAATATTACCAACAGAGCCAATTCAGTAGCTTACAGTATATTTTTAGCTATATTTCCTGCGATTATATTTTTATTTACATTACTGCCATTGATGCCCTTTGTTCAGGATTATACGCAAATGTTCAGTGATTATTTATATGGTATGATACCTTTGGATGCGCATACCTACCTGATGGGCGTCATTACAGATATTACTTCCAGAAAAAGAGAAGGGTTACTGTCATTAGGGGTTTTTTTGGCTTTGTTATTCTCATCCAATGGTATGCTCACGTTGATGTCCGGATTTGATAAATCGTACCATATCACCTTCAGGACCAGAAGTTATTTTTGGAAACGTCTTGTTGCATTAAATCTGACATTAGTGTTGACATTTCTTCTGATAGTTTCTTTTTTTATCATTATTTTAGGCGACAACTTATTTTATTGGCTTTATAAGACTTTTGAATTACCGGAAACAACAATGGTCGTTCTAAAATTTATTCAGTGGTTTGTGGCTGTAGCATTAGTATATACTGGTGTAAGTATCATATACAGGTATGGGCCATCTATGTATAAAAAGTTTAAGTTTATTAATATTGGTTCAATCATTGCAACTACTTTGTTTTTGATAAGTTCGATAGCATTTTCATATTTTATCAATAACTTTGGACGATATAATGAAATCTACGGGTCTATAGGTGCCTTGATTGTTATTCTGATTTGGTTACAGATCAATGCATTCATCATTTTAGTAGGATTTGAATTAAATGCAAGTGTAGCGGTACATAAAGATCTGATGAAATCCGGTCTTATACAGGACGACGATTAGATAATACTTAAATTCCAAATTTCGGTTTAGCCAATTTTTAAATATATTTCATTGGTTCTGAAAAATAAATAACGAATGAGTTCTTCACTTAAGTTACCAACTATCGCAGGAATTAAAGTTTATATCCATTGGACTTTCAGTATTCTGATTGTATGGATTGTTTATAACAATATCAGAGCAGGACTTGATTCGGTGCAGATATTATGGTCTGTTTTATTTATCCTTAGTCTTTTTCTTTGTGTTACATTACATGAATTAGGACATGCTTTGGCTGCAAAACGATACGGTATAAAAACCAAAGACATTACTTTATATCCCATCGGCGGTGTAGCCAGACTGGAAAGAATGCCTGAAAACCCAAAACATGAATTAATAGTTGCATTAGCAGGTCCTTTGGTCAATGTAATTATTATGATATTATTGCTTCCACTGATTCTGAATCATAATTTTAATAACGAATCAAATGAGTCGGCATTACTCATTTCCCAACATAATTTTTTACCTATGTTGGGAGTAATAAACATCTGGCTTGCACTTTTTAATCTGATTCCGGCATTTCCGATGGACGGAGGCAGAGTATTGAGAGCTTTGTTGTCAATGAGAATGAGCCGGGTGAGAGCAACGGAGATTGCATCTCAGATAGGAAAAGGGCTTGCTATTGGCTTCGTTTTCTTAGGTTTTTATATTAATCCTTTTTTAATATTTATCGGACTTTTTATTATTTTGGGAGCGCACTCTGAGTTTGAAATGGTGAAGTCTCAGTATCTGCTTACAGATTTGCGTGCCAGAGACGCATTGATGACTCAATTCAGTTCGTTGGAAGCTAATTCAACTATTGGAGATGCAATTAAAAAATTGTTGGACACCGAATCTACAAATTTTGTAATTACTGAAAACGGTATTCCGCTGGGATTCTTGACCCGTGACCATATCATCAAAGGTATTTCTCATTTTGGTGAAAGTTCAGAGATCAGAAGTGTTGCAGAAATGAGAATTGTCAAAGTAAACCTGAATAAATCACTAAATGAAATTATGGAAGAATTTCAGAAAAAAATCAGCCCACTGATATTCGTTTATGAAGGCGATGACTTTAAAGGTGTGATAGATTATGAAAATATCTCTGAGATTATCATGATTAACAATGCAAGACTTCAGGCAAGAATAGCAGGATCATAATTCAGGCGTTTTAACTTCCCCACCTATAACTGTCAATTGAAAATCCGGCCAGATCAAGTACCCGATCCACAACAGTATCTATGACGGCTGTAATATCAGCCGGTTTGCTGTAAAATGAAGGTGATGCCGGGCAAATGATTCCGCCTGCTTCTGTCAGTGTTGTCATATTTCTTAAATGTATAAGATTGTATGGTGTTTCTCTCGGCACGATAATCAGTTTTCTCCTTTCTTTTAAAACTACATCAGCAGCTCTGCAAATAAGATCATCAGAGATTCCATTAGCCACTCTGCCGATTAGTCCCATGGAACAAGGACATATAATCATTGTTTCAAATCTCGCAGAACCACTCGCAAAAGGTGCCATAAAATCACTTTTGTGGTAAAATTTAAATGGCCATTCTTTTTCTGAAAAAGGTCCTATTTCAATATCCCAATTTATTTTTGCATTGGTGCTCATAACCACAGCAAGTTCAAGATCCTGAATTGCTGTCATTTTACGCATCAGTCTTTCAGCATAAACAGAACCACTCGATCCACCAATACCCAGGACTACCTTTCTATTCATAATATTTGATTTAGCGATATAACAGCAAGAGTAATAAACTGTTTTTTAAATAACTTCCGCTACTACAAAAATACTACCGCAAATTAAAATCAGGTCATCGGAAGATGCAGATCTTTCAGCAGCACCCAATGCATTTTTGACACTCACATAAGCCTTACCTTTTAAACCTGACTGTCCGGCAATTAGCTGAAGTTTTTTTGCTTCCATGCCTCGCGGAATATTAGCTTTGGCAAAATAATAAATCGCGTCAGAAGGGAATAATTGCAGAACTTTATCAACATCTTTATCATCCACAAAACCTAAGACAATATGTGATTTATGATATTTGAGTAATGTGATTTCATCAAAAACAATTTTTAATCCTCCTTCATTATGGGCACTATCTGCTATGGTAAGTGGGGTTTCATTTAATTTTTGCCAACGGCCTATATAATGTGTATCTTTTTTGAGATTTATAAAAGCTTTAGATACTTTATCGAAATCTATCGGAATAATCTTTTTAAGCAAATGAAGGGCAAACAAAGCTGAAATAATATTTTTTTTCTGAAACGGACCAATAAGGTCGGTCTTTAAATTACTGATTAGCTTTTTATTATCTATCGTGACAGAATAATCAAGAATACCGCTTTCTGAAATTTCGTTTATCTTAAGTTGTGTATTCTGATCTGCAAAATGAATCGCTGAATTACAGTCTGATGCTTTTTGTGCAAAAACTTCTTTGATTTCCGGCTGCGTCTCCCCAACGATAACCGGAATTCCGGGTTTGATTATTCCAGCCTTTTCAATAGCAATTTCTGCTAGTGTATTGCCCAAAAGATTTTGATGGTCATAACTTATATTTGTAATCACGGATAATAAAGGTGTTATCACATTGGTTGAATCAAGTCTTCCTCCCAGTCCGGTTTCTATGATAGCGAAATCCACTTTTTTATCATTAAAATATTTAAATGCAAGACATACCGTCATTTCAAAAAATGACGGTTTAATCGCTTCGATTTCATTGAAATATTGATTAATAAAAAACTTGATATAGGTTTTCGAAATAAATTGACCGTTTATTTTTATGCGCTCTCTGAAATCTTTATAATGTGGTGAAGTATAAACCCCGACTTTATATCCCTGAGCCTGCAATCCGGCGGCAATGATATGGCTGACAGTGCCCTTTCCATTGGTTCCGGCTATATGTACACATTTTAAATAATGATGCGGATTACCGGCAATTTCACAAAGCTTCAGGGTGTTTCCCAGATCTTTTTTGTAAGCAATCGGTCCTTGTCTCTGAAACATGGGGAGTTGCTGATACATGTAGTCCAGTACATCTTTATATTTTTCAAATTTGATTTCAGATTTCATTTTGCAAATGTATATATTTTGGTAAAAATTTGTTGAGTGTGCATACCAGATTACACTTATTTTATTTTAAAATTTTTTGTGGGAAGGTCGTCCCTTCAGGGAATGAGCCCGCCTGCTCTGAGGCGGGCAGGGGTTGCGGGATGCATTACAAACTTTCATTTAAATAGCATGGAATTTTTATAAAACCGTTCGAAATGTAATACACACATTTGTTGAAAGATCATCTTCTATTCCTAATTCCTGACTTTAGCTTTTCGTTCCTGCTTTTTTCTTACTTTTGTCACTTCAATCCATTCGATGATTTTACACAGACCACTTGCTTACACGATTATAAAATGTCTTCAGTTAATATTTAATGAAGGAGAATACGCAGATAAGGTAGTAAATAACTTATTCAAAACGGACAAAAGACTGGGTAGTAAAGACAGGAAATTGTTGGCAGAAGCGATTTATGAAATTGTAAGATGGAAAAGACTGTACGCTGCGATTGCCGGATTGGGTTATGAAGAGCAATTTGCTGAGAAACAACTATGGTTATTAATTCATGTATGGTTGGTTATAAAAGGGCATCCCGTTCCTGTGTGGGAACAATTTAATATACTTCGGGAAGCAGATATTAATGAATCCTTTCAGACTTCGCAAAAAACACGTGTATTGCGGGAATCTATACCAGATTGGTTGGATGCATTAGGTGTTGAAGCATTGGGAGTAGAGAAGTGGGAAAAAGAAATAGCCGCTCAGAACAGAACAGCATTCGGCATCCTACGTGTGAATACACTAAAAACTTCCAAAAGCGATTTGCAAAATGAACTTTCAAAACAAAATATTGAAACTTCAATCACTAAGCTGTTTCCGGATGCTTTAATTTTAAATCAAAGAAGTAATGTTTTTTTGACGGATGCTTATAACAAAGGTTATTTTGAAATGCAGGACGCTTCATCACAATTAGTAGCTCCGTTTATGGAAGTTCAGCCCGGAATGCGAGTGGTGGATGCCTGTGCAGGGGCGGGTGGGAAGACACTTCACCTTGCAACTATTATGCAAAATAAGGGACAGTTAATAGCATTGGATATTCATGCGCATAAACTGGAGAAACTAAAGATACGGGCCAAAAGAAACGGAATCCATAACATTGATTGCCGGCCTATTTTGAATACAAAGGTGATAAAAAAGCTTCATTACAGTGCCGATCGTTTATTGATTGATGCACCGTGCAGCGGATTGGGTGTGTTGAGAAGGAATCCGGATGATAAGTGGAAGCTAACTCCTGAATTTATTACAAAAATTATGGAAACACAACGGGAGATTTTAAGAGATTATTCCAAAATTGTAAAGCCAGGTGGGAAATTAGTTTATGCTACCTGTTCTATACTTCCTTCAGAAAATCAGGATCAGATCCGACAATTTTTAGCATCAGAAGAAGGTAGGTTTTTTGAATTTGAAGACGAAAAATCAATACTTGCATCTGAATCCGGTTTTGATGGTTTTTACATGGCGAGATTACAGAGAAAGTTGTCTTAATAGTGGAATAAATTCATTTAATTACTTTTCTGTGATTTTCTCTAAAAGCTGATAATGCAACGAGTTTAGGTAGGGAATGGCAGCGATCATTCTGCTCCCATACCATGAAAAATATTCACCATCTACCAAAATAATGATTTTGTCAGGAAAAACTTCAGTAAGTTCCAATATATGTTTTTCTTTAAAAGGAAATGGCTCGGATGACAACATAATAACATCGGCATCGGAGTTTTCTATGTCTTCAAAAGTAATTTCAGGGTATCTTTCCGCATTGCTGAATACATTTCTGAATCCGAACTGCGCCATCACGTAATGAATATAAGTATCCTTACCAATTGTCATCCATGGGTCTTTCCAGATAAGATAACATGAATTTACTATTTTACTTGGTTTGGTTGTAAATGCAGATTCAATATCTGATGCTAATTTCAGTGATTGTGGAATATTGAAGAG
The genomic region above belongs to Saprospiraceae bacterium and contains:
- a CDS encoding arginine deiminase, giving the protein MISVNSEIGTLRKVIIHRPDDGIARISPKKAEELLFDDIVHLPQMREEHDIFRDVLQAVLGKENVLETQQLIEEAFVASPDIKEELIDKVVDYEELPSDTKIFFMSLPPDEITRLLITGYSTTEDHIYFDPIPNFIFTRDIAVTIKDHVLITKAAKTARFRENLLSRFIFYAHPLFKQLNVDNKIINLNHVDKFPPSRRGEVVSMEGGDVMVLNDDFILIGCSERTTDYAIQTVKNELFKRNLVKNIAQINIPNDRSFMHIDTLFTIIDHDDLVCFKPIIFDGVSSNVKVFRKNGAEVVYDSVKNFITHEINPKMNFIFSGEGVSPYQEREQWTDGCNLVALKPGVALTYDRNPKTEIALEKAGYTIVHARDFLKSVRSGKTDPTNLNKMIITLPSNELSRARGGSHCMTCPIIRDLI
- a CDS encoding YihY/virulence factor BrkB family protein; its protein translation is MKKYLRLLKYKINTSPLLSKLIRWSKVYSPPGFGGVPVYSVLKFIIDEANKDNITNRANSVAYSIFLAIFPAIIFLFTLLPLMPFVQDYTQMFSDYLYGMIPLDAHTYLMGVITDITSRKREGLLSLGVFLALLFSSNGMLTLMSGFDKSYHITFRTRSYFWKRLVALNLTLVLTFLLIVSFFIIILGDNLFYWLYKTFELPETTMVVLKFIQWFVAVALVYTGVSIIYRYGPSMYKKFKFINIGSIIATTLFLISSIAFSYFINNFGRYNEIYGSIGALIVILIWLQINAFIILVGFELNASVAVHKDLMKSGLIQDDD
- a CDS encoding UbiX family flavin prenyltransferase, giving the protein MNRKVVLGIGGSSGSVYAERLMRKMTAIQDLELAVVMSTNAKINWDIEIGPFSEKEWPFKFYHKSDFMAPFASGSARFETMIICPCSMGLIGRVANGISDDLICRAADVVLKERRKLIIVPRETPYNLIHLRNMTTLTEAGGIICPASPSFYSKPADITAVIDTVVDRVLDLAGFSIDSYRWGS
- a CDS encoding acyl-CoA thioesterase, whose amino-acid sequence is MISFDFHKRVRYGETDMMGYLYYGNYAQLYEIGRVETMRNLGLSYKDLENEYRIMMPVVHVEARFLSPALYDELLIIRTILREMPTKMITFENEIYNEGGTLIHSAKVKLFFINMVNNSRVSCPDYMIEKLKPLF
- a CDS encoding bifunctional folylpolyglutamate synthase/dihydrofolate synthase, producing MFQRQGPIAYKKDLGNTLKLCEIAGNPHHYLKCVHIAGTNGKGTVSHIIAAGLQAQGYKVGVYTSPHYKDFRERIKINGQFISKTYIKFFINQYFNEIEAIKPSFFEMTVCLAFKYFNDKKVDFAIIETGLGGRLDSTNVITPLLSVITNISYDHQNLLGNTLAEIAIEKAGIIKPGIPVIVGETQPEIKEVFAQKASDCNSAIHFADQNTQLKINEISESGILDYSVTIDNKKLISNLKTDLIGPFQKKNIISALFALHLLKKIIPIDFDKVSKAFINLKKDTHYIGRWQKLNETPLTIADSAHNEGGLKIVFDEITLLKYHKSHIVLGFVDDKDVDKVLQLFPSDAIYYFAKANIPRGMEAKKLQLIAGQSGLKGKAYVSVKNALGAAERSASSDDLILICGSIFVVAEVI
- a CDS encoding ABC transporter substrate-binding protein; the protein is MIRLTDQTDTVLQFKYTPKTIISLVPSITETLIFLGLAEKIIGRTKFCIHPVDVIKKIPVIGGTKNPNIHKIKYLKPDLIIANKEENRMEDVQALRDFPVYVSDIKNTEDLIRFLNDLDQLFNIPQSLKLASDIESAFTTKPSKIVNSCYLIWKDPWMTIGKDTYIHYVMAQFGFRNVFSNAERYPEITFEDIENSDADVIMLSSEPFPFKEKHILELTEVFPDKIIILVDGEYFSWYGSRMIAAIPYLNSLHYQLLEKITEK
- a CDS encoding class I SAM-dependent methyltransferase, yielding MILHRPLAYTIIKCLQLIFNEGEYADKVVNNLFKTDKRLGSKDRKLLAEAIYEIVRWKRLYAAIAGLGYEEQFAEKQLWLLIHVWLVIKGHPVPVWEQFNILREADINESFQTSQKTRVLRESIPDWLDALGVEALGVEKWEKEIAAQNRTAFGILRVNTLKTSKSDLQNELSKQNIETSITKLFPDALILNQRSNVFLTDAYNKGYFEMQDASSQLVAPFMEVQPGMRVVDACAGAGGKTLHLATIMQNKGQLIALDIHAHKLEKLKIRAKRNGIHNIDCRPILNTKVIKKLHYSADRLLIDAPCSGLGVLRRNPDDKWKLTPEFITKIMETQREILRDYSKIVKPGGKLVYATCSILPSENQDQIRQFLASEEGRFFEFEDEKSILASESGFDGFYMARLQRKLS
- a CDS encoding site-2 protease family protein, giving the protein MSSSLKLPTIAGIKVYIHWTFSILIVWIVYNNIRAGLDSVQILWSVLFILSLFLCVTLHELGHALAAKRYGIKTKDITLYPIGGVARLERMPENPKHELIVALAGPLVNVIIMILLLPLILNHNFNNESNESALLISQHNFLPMLGVINIWLALFNLIPAFPMDGGRVLRALLSMRMSRVRATEIASQIGKGLAIGFVFLGFYINPFLIFIGLFIILGAHSEFEMVKSQYLLTDLRARDALMTQFSSLEANSTIGDAIKKLLDTESTNFVITENGIPLGFLTRDHIIKGISHFGESSEIRSVAEMRIVKVNLNKSLNEIMEEFQKKISPLIFVYEGDDFKGVIDYENISEIIMINNARLQARIAGS